GAAGCCTTTCCAGTTGGGCCAGATGCGGTTCACGCGGGCGCAATAGGCTTCGTACTCGGCGCCGAACTTGCCGCGCAGGAAGTTCTCCTCGGCAGCAATGATACTGGCGTAGACGGAAATGAAGAACGGAACTCCGATGATGTAGAGCGGGAGCGAGTGGACCATCACCGCGAGGCCGATGATGATGAGCAGATTGCCGAGATACAAGGGGTTCCTCGAGTGCGCGAAGACGCCGCCTTGCACCAGATCCTCGGCGTAGACCTTCCCCTCGCGACCACCGCGGACGATGTACTCGTAACCGATGGTCAGCATGCGCAGGCCCTGGCCCGCGAGCGCAATGGCAGCGCCTACCAGATCCATCACCATATCGAGGACACGGTCGCCAAACGCGAAGGTCGGTGAGCAGAAGAGCAGCGTTGCTGCGATAAAGGCGGGAAACAGCATGTTGCGATAGCGGAAAAAGAAGTTCCCCGCCGCGATCAAGTCGGGATGGCGCATGAGGTTCATGCTCACCCTCGCTTGAAGGCCAGAAAACCGCAGAAGTTGTACCACCTGAAGAAAGTTTCCACCTCCTGGAAGCCGCTTCGGCGCAGAAGCTCGACGTTTTCATCGACGCGATAGGGAATCAGAACGTTCTCGAGCGCTTCCCGCTTCTGCGCGATCTCCATCTCGTCATACCCGTTCCGCCGCTTCATGTCGTAGTAGAACTTGATGAACAGACGGTTGATCGTCGAGTCCGCCGCCAGCACCTTCTCAACGAGAATCAGGACACCGTTGTCATTGAGACCCGAGACGATCTGGCGCATAAGATTGTCGCGGTAGAGCGGACGCACGAACTGCAGGGTGAGATTCAGCACAACGACCGAGGCGTTCTCAATCACGCAGCCGC
This portion of the Betaproteobacteria bacterium genome encodes:
- a CDS encoding S-isoprenylcysteine methyltransferase gives rise to the protein MNLMRHPDLIAAGNFFFRYRNMLFPAFIAATLLFCSPTFAFGDRVLDMVMDLVGAAIALAGQGLRMLTIGYEYIVRGGREGKVYAEDLVQGGVFAHSRNPLYLGNLLIIIGLAVMVHSLPLYIIGVPFFISVYASIIAAEENFLRGKFGAEYEAYCARVNRIWPNWKGFRQSIEGMRFNWRRLAIREYGTMFGLAIAFIGISALTLYQALGDEAWPDIRALLWWLLPVTAAYLAVRFLKKSGRLTEYKSTETGAEAS
- the cmoA gene encoding carboxy-S-adenosyl-L-methionine synthase CmoA; its protein translation is MPPKRDALFADTTRSVGDFNFGEQTAEVFDDMLDRSVPMYRELQRMIGEMAGEFATEGSNVYDLGCSTGITLETLHLAVGPGATLVGLDYSEPMLDRARQRFRALLESGRMRLEKADLNRGCVIENASVVVLNLTLQFVRPLYRDNLMRQIVSGLNDNGVLILVEKVLAADSTINRLFIKFYYDMKRRNGYDEMEIAQKREALENVLIPYRVDENVELLRRSGFQEVETFFRWYNFCGFLAFKRG